The DNA segment CTCGGCGACATGATTCCGCGCTGGACCAACGGGCTCTATCGCTCGAACCTGCATCGCGTGATCAACAAGGCGTCCGCGCATGATCGCTATTCGGTGCCGCTGTTCTACAGCCCGAATTATCACGCAAAGATCGAAGCCCTGCCCGGCACGGTCATTCCCGGCGAGACGCCGCTGCACGAGCCCTGCACCGCCGGCGAACATCTCGCCGAGATGTATCGCAAATCCTACGGGTTGAAGGCCGCATGACGAAGCTCGTCAGCATCGACGTCAATTTCTTCTGCGCCGATCCCGTCGCGTTGATGGGCTTCTATCAAGCGCTGCTCGGCTTGCCGGAAGTCGAAGCCTCGCGCTCGCCGATCTATCGCGCGCTGCGTTTGGGCGAGACCGAATTCGGCTTCAACAAGACTGACGCGTATCCGGTCTTGAACCTCGCCGACCGCGTGCCCGGCGACAAAGGCGTGAAGGCCTATCCGACCTTCGTCGTGCCGGCGGAACCGGCTATCGACGCCCTCGCCGCCAAGGTGACGGCGCTAGGCGGCAAAATCATCAAGCCGCCCTATCGCACCTACTACGGCGCGTGGCAGGTCGTGGCCGAGGATATCGAAGGCAACGTGTTCCGGCTCAACTGCCGGGCGGCCTAACTCTTGTTCTTCAGGTCGAACACGACGGCATAGCCGTCTTCCGCCCCCGCGGCGATGCGCCAGCCGTCCGGCGACCAGGCCATCGCGCGGATCGGCTTTTGTATGTCGGCCGGTGCGCGCAGTTCGAGATCGCGGCGGCTATCCATATCGCCCAAACGCAGCGCGCCGTTTTCGAACCCGCCGCAGACGAAGCCGCTGTCGGGATGCGCCACGATGCCGGTCATTCCCGCCCCGTCGCCGAACCCGTATTCGACCGGCGGCTGGCCTTCGGGACCTTTGCCCGAGAAATCCCAGCACACGAAGCAATCGGCGGCGTCGGACAGCAGAAAGCGCGCATCGGCCGTCCAGGCGAGCGTCTTCACCTTGGTGCGATAGCCCGCCATCTGCATGTCCTGTCCGTTGGCGAGGCGCCAGACATGGATCGCGTTGTCCTGCGTCGTCGTCGCGAGGAATTTGGCATTGGGCGCGTATTTGATCGCGACGTGGCTGCCCTTCCACTCCATCTTGCGCGGCGCACTGGCGGGATTGCGCACCTGCCAGATCGAGGCCCCGCCGTAATGCGCCGCCGCTACGCGGCTGCCGTCGGGGCTGAAATCGAGCGCGGTGATCGTGCTGGGATGGGGGCCGAGCTTCTTGGGTTCCGTCCCGCCCGGCGCCCAATACCAGATTTCCTTGCCCACGCCGCAAGCGATGCCGCCGTTCTTATGCGTGGCGAGCGCGTCGATCCAGCGGCCTTGTGCCTTGCCGATTTCCGCGAGCGACCCATCGACGCCGATGCGCACCAAACGCCCGTCGTCGCCGCCCGACACGAACGACACGCCATCGGGATGCGGCGCGAAAGACAGGCTGGCGCCGTTATGCGCCTCGACCTCGCGCGTCGAATTGTCGGCGATCGTGACGAGCTTGACGAGGCCGGAGCCGAGCGCAAACGCCGCCGTTTCGCCGTCCGCCGAAAATGCCGCGCCGGAGACGTAAGCGGCGAAATCGAACTCGCGCTTCGCGGGCAGTTTGACCGTTTCGCTCATGCCGCTTTGCAGGATTCGAAGCCGGATTTCAGCGCGTCGGCATCGAGCTTGCGGCCGATGAACACGAGCTTCGATTGACGCTTCTCGCCTTTGCGCCAGTTCTGGCCCCAGGTCGAATCCGCGATCATATGCACGGCCTGGAACACGAAACGCTGTTCGGCCCCGTCGATCGACATGACGCCCTTGGCGCGCAGGATATTCTGGCCTTGCGTCTGCAACACGCCGGAAATCCAGGTGCGGAATTTCTCCGGATCGACCGGCCCGTCGATCACCGCCGCGACGGAGAAGATGTCGTCGGCATGGCGCGGGTGTGCATGGGCATGATGGGAATGATCATGCGTGGGATCGTCGCAATGATCGTCGTGGCAGTCTTCGCCATGGTGGTGATGATGATCATGTCCGTGATGATCGTGGTCGTGATCATGGTCATGGCCATGCGCGTGATCGTGCAGGAAATGCGGATCGAGCTCCAGGATGCGCTGAAGATCGAACGAACCCTTGTTGAGGATCAATTCGAGGGCGATCTCGCTCTTCTTCGTGCGATGCAGGCGCGCATAGGGATTGATCTCGCGGATGCGGCGCTCGACGGCGCTCAATTCCGCCGGCGTCACCAGATCGGTCTTGTTGAGCAGGATCACGTCGGCGAAGGCGACTTGATCTTCCGCCTCGCGGCTGTCTTCCAGGCGCAGCGGGAAATGTTTGGCGTCGACCACGGTCACGACCGCGTCGAGCTTGGTCTTGGTCTTGACCTCGTCGTCGGTGAAGAAGGTCTGCGCGACCGGGGCGGGTTCCGCCAAGCCCGTCGTTTCGACGATGATGCCGTCGAATTGGCCGCTGCGCTTCATCAAGCCGCCGATCGTGCGGATCAGATCGCCGCGCACAGTGCAGCAGATGCAGCCGTTGTTCATCTCGAAGATTTCTTCGTCCGTGCCGACCACGATGTCGTTGTCGATACCGACCTCGCCGAACTCGTTGATGATCACGGCGTATTTCTTGCCGTGGCTCTCGGTCAGGATGCGGTTCAGCAGCGTGGTCTTGCCCGCCCCCAGATAGCCGGTGAGGACGGTGACGGGAATTTGCTCGGTCATGGAATGGGTGCTCCGGGTTCTCCCCCGGATTTAGCCCGTCCGGCGCGCGGTTTCCACCCCTGTGGCAACAGGGTTATCGGCGGCGCCATGGACATGCAGATCCGCGCATTCCAGGGCGGCGGCGGTATCGCCGGAGCTGGCGGGAACCCGCGCCCCCCGATCCTGGCCCAAAGCGGTGCGCAAAGCCGCGCACGTCACCACGACGGCAAAGCCGGGCCACAGCATCAAAGCCGGGTGATCGAACATATAAAGCCGGTATTCGAACAGCATCGCCCCCCAATCCGGGCGGCTGGAATCGGCGCCGAGGCCCAAAAAAGCCAACGCGGCATAGGCGATGACGATCCGCCCGAGCTTGGCGCCCAAATAGGCGAGCTGCGTGTCGAGCACGGCGGGCAGAACATGGCGGAACATCAGCCGGGATTTGGTGCCGCCC comes from the Alphaproteobacteria bacterium genome and includes:
- a CDS encoding VOC family protein, with the protein product MTKLVSIDVNFFCADPVALMGFYQALLGLPEVEASRSPIYRALRLGETEFGFNKTDAYPVLNLADRVPGDKGVKAYPTFVVPAEPAIDALAAKVTALGGKIIKPPYRTYYGAWQVVAEDIEGNVFRLNCRAA
- a CDS encoding GTP-binding protein, with the translated sequence MTEQIPVTVLTGYLGAGKTTLLNRILTESHGKKYAVIINEFGEVGIDNDIVVGTDEEIFEMNNGCICCTVRGDLIRTIGGLMKRSGQFDGIIVETTGLAEPAPVAQTFFTDDEVKTKTKLDAVVTVVDAKHFPLRLEDSREAEDQVAFADVILLNKTDLVTPAELSAVERRIREINPYARLHRTKKSEIALELILNKGSFDLQRILELDPHFLHDHAHGHDHDHDHDHHGHDHHHHHGEDCHDDHCDDPTHDHSHHAHAHPRHADDIFSVAAVIDGPVDPEKFRTWISGVLQTQGQNILRAKGVMSIDGAEQRFVFQAVHMIADSTWGQNWRKGEKRQSKLVFIGRKLDADALKSGFESCKAA